A single window of Aspergillus puulaauensis MK2 DNA, chromosome 5, nearly complete sequence DNA harbors:
- a CDS encoding uncharacterized protein (COG:S;~EggNog:ENOG410PVQ8), producing MSRKVPHAAFVEEYDEETHVSLPETRQVANATAKRSKADIRKPAREPFVEAASDSGYSSRTAATVNSAQSVPPAQKTPVPLKVDTSHKRTELERVRSRTKDRPKERPRDRSARPSRDDKMHAGPFSAGYPPVHVPRSPSRSQRPEQIYTQQYPRSHWDTDRGLYHASTPVEPRQREYRYHSSQGSSYDFPPPSPSPHTSRYPPSAVVQVSQSNRPPGRSARSNSYHANSRPVSFHGMMPPMNGMMYSGSPMDRYGHGPPLSSSAYSNSPVYPPAPPSLYSQQSSYYPFPGAASPPELHERSLSRPREQQRSRRPSVFEPPPIDYGTSEEEEEDDDEDVEEEPPEPTPPPPPPGPPRQARPRLPSHSRSRGEEDYYQYQSMPPPPAPAKSRAPPTIIQKQKRPELPRNPATTASVMSERRPSRSLDMTDLRDVLPEYGYRGPGGQTVIPERNRSLRRPSVAYHDSARPGGPQVAVENSTRRRRPPTVYNYSPSDELEEKQRDVEEYQASQSSKSSAVPMSLSDALLKAKANSQHAGSDSGSQKSRSASSRGSGSDARTRSGGSGVLTTTRPPEDDDNIIMTMNGVTMSFTQESVGGKRISVRTGQTGAVELNIEGKRPKKYLTGGSEYTTTSNNSRKGDRKSDRASRRSSRSTYTGGRY from the coding sequence ATGTCGAGGAAAGTTCCTCACGCCGCCTTCGTCGAGGAATATGATGAGGAAACCCATGTTAGCCTCCCGGAAACTCGTCAAGTTGCCAACGCCACTGCAAAACGCTCCAAGGCAGACATAAGGAAGCCGGCCAGGGAGCCCTTCGTCGAGGCTGCCAGTGATTCAGGCTACTCGAGTCGCACTGCCGCCACCGTCAACAGCGCCCAATCTGTCCCGCCGGCCCAGAAGACTCCGGTCCCTCTTAAGGTCGACACCTCGCACAAAAGAACCGAGCTTGAGCGAGTTCGTTCGCGAACAAAAGACCGGCCCAAAGAACGGCCGCGGGATCGCAGTGCTCGTCCATCACGCGACGACAAGATGCACGCGGGGCCCTTTTCGGCTGGATATCCCCCGGTCCACGTTCCACGATCTCCATCACGATCCCAAAGACCCGAGCAGATCTATACTCAACAGTATCCGAGAAGCCATTGGGATACTGACCGTGGCCTATACCATGCGTCAACACCTGTTGAGCCACGACAACGGGAATACCGGTACCACTCTTCGCAAGGGTCTTCTTATGACTTCCCTCcaccgtcgccgtcgccccACACATCGCGTTACCCCCCATCGGCCGTCGTCCAGGTCTCGCAGAGTAACCGCCCGCCAGGTCGGAGTGCTCGTTCGAATTCCTATCATGCCAACAGTCGCCCTGTGAGCTTTCACGGGATGATGCCGCCCATGAACGGGATGATGTACAGTGGGTCTCCGATGGACCGATATGGCCACGGTCCGCCTCTGTCCTCCTCAGCTTACTCCAATTCTCCGGTGTATCCTCCGGCGCCTCCTTCGCTCTACTCTCAGCAGTCATCTTACTATCCTTTTCCCGGCGCCGCCAGCCCACCTGAACTTCACGAACGTTCATTGTCCCGGCCTAGGGAGCAACAACGTTCTCGACGTCCGTCTGTGTTCGAGCCTCCCCCGATTGATTATGGTACAtctgaggaagaagaagaggatgacgacgaggacgtggaagaagaaccgcCGGAGCCAACCCCACCTCCCCCACCTCCCGGACCGCCCCGTCAGGCCCGACCACGGCTCCCATCCCATTCCCGTAGCCGTGGCGAGGAAGACTACTACCAGTACCAATCGATgccaccgccaccagcaccagccaagAGCAGGGCCCCTCCAACCATCatccagaaacagaagcGACCTGAGTTACCGCGAAACCCAGCAACCACTGCGTCTGTAATGTCTGAGCGTCGTCCTTCGCGATCTCTTGACATGACGGACCTTCGAGATGTTCTACCCGAGTATGGATACCGCGGGCCAGGCGGACAAACTGTGATACCTGAGCGGAACCGGAGTCTCCGACGTCCCTCCGTCGCTTACCACGACTCCGCCAGGCCAGGCGGTCCCCAGGTTGCTGTGGAGAACTCGACTCGGCGACGTCGGCCACCCACTGTCTACAACTACTCCCCGAGTGACGAACTCGAGGAGAAACAACGTGATGTGGAGGAATACCAGGCATCGCAGTCCAGCAAATCCTCAGCCGTCCCAATGTCTCTGAGCGATGCGTTGTTGAAGGCCAAGGCGAATTCCCAGCATGCTGGGAGTGATAGCGGCAGTCAAAAGAGTCGGTCAGCCAGCAGCCGAGGTAGCGGCAGTGATGCTCGGACTCGGTCTGGTGGAAGCGGTGTTTTGACTACGACTCGGCCACCTGAAGACGACGATAACATTATCATGACGATGAACGGGGTCACGATGAGCTTTACCCAAGAGTCTGTGGGAGGCAAGCGCATCAGCGTGCGGACCGGCCAAACTGGAGCTGTTGAGTTGAATATCGAAGGAAAGCGCCCCAAGAAATACTTGACGGGTGGTTCCGAATATACAACCACTAGCAATAACTCTAGGAAAGGCGACCGCAAGTCTGACCGCGCCAGCCGCCGCTCTAGTCGCTCAACGTACACCGGCGGTCGTTACTAG
- a CDS encoding putative ABC transporter (COG:Q;~EggNog:ENOG410PFGP;~InterPro:IPR043926,IPR027417,IPR003593,IPR017871, IPR003439,IPR013525;~PFAM:PF01061,PF00005;~TransMembrane:6 (i367-389o401-424i445-468o480-501i508-530o605-626i);~go_component: GO:0016020 - membrane [Evidence IEA];~go_function: GO:0005524 - ATP binding [Evidence IEA];~go_function: GO:0016887 - ATPase activity [Evidence IEA];~go_function: GO:0042626 - ATPase-coupled transmembrane transporter activity [Evidence IEA]) translates to MAYSSSSDGLNTRDLEQNDGHNFLMNHSVQNFSWNDLTVTVKDRRTKRPRNLIENINGSVQQGELVALMGPSGCGKTTLLNVLARRAASSGAKSSGHCYINGGEIDNATFGRVTSYVEQEDALIGSLTVQETLKFAADLSLPGFVRKSERVARIKTLLEAFGIQNQASTLVGTPIRKGISGGQKRRVSVASQLITCPKILFLDEPTSGLDSTASYEVISYVRKLARANKLIIIVSIHQPSSATFQLFDKLLLLSDGKTCYYGPVKDVPPYFGGIGYPVPPQTNPAEFILDIVSSDFASDKPSMRDDVTKIQTAWAQSPQSSGLVHQSGELAEKNSRKITADETSHPGLLSLTLSLLYRSLIKSYRDVVAYGIRIVMYMGLAIMMGTVWLRLKTEQDYIQPFINAIFFGSAFMSFMAVAYVPAFLEDRATFTKERANGLYGALPFIISNFIIGLPFLFLISILFSIVSYWLSNFRPSASAFFTWVMWLFLDLVAAESLVVFVTSIFPNFVIALALVAFANGLWMSVGGFLVSPTILNPFWKYVFHYIDYQAYVFQGMMVNEFASRSYSCGADCKCMYAADPANPCQIRGTAVLEKYGYATGRTGKWVGILVGIIAVYRLFGFVVLFLRKR, encoded by the exons ATGGCATACAGTTCCTCCAGTGACGGGCTGAACACCCGCGATCTAGAGCAGAATGACGGCCACAACTTTCTCATGAACCACTCAGTCCAGAATTTCTCCTGGAATGATCTCACTGTCACGGTTAAGGACCGGCGGACGAAACGGCCTCGGAACCTGATTGAGAACATCAATGGGAGCGTGCAGCAAG GAGAATTAGTTGCGCTTATGGGTCCCTCGGGCTGCGGCAAGACCACACTTCTCAATGTCCTCGCACGCCGCGCTGCCTCGTCTGGCGCTAAGTCTTCGGGCCACTGCTATATCAACGGCGGCGAGATTGATAATGCGACTTTCGGACGCGTTACATCCTAtgttgagcaggaggatgcGCTTATTGGATCGTTAACGGTGCAGGAGACGTTGAAGTTTGCGGCTGATCTATCGCTACCAGG GTTTGTGAGGAAGTCGGAGCGGGTTGCACGAATCAAGACGCTTCTCGAGGCTTTCGGAATTCAGAATCAGGCATCTACACTAGTTGGGACTCCAATTAGGAAGGGCATCAGCGGTGGGCAGAAGAGGCGGGTTAGCGTCGCCAGTCAGCTTATTACTTGTCCGAAGATTCTGTTTCTCGATGAGCCCACCAGCGGGCTAGATTCAACTGCAAGCTATGAGGTCATCTCGTACGTCAGGAAATTGGCTAGGGCTAATAAG CTCATTATTATAGTGAGTATCCACCAACCGTCTTCTGCGACATTCCAACTGTTCGATAAGTTATTGCTTCTTTCCGACGGCAAAACCTGCTATTATGGCCCTGTCAAGGACGTCCCGCCGTATTTCGGTGGCATCGGATATCCCGTCCCTCCTCAGACCAACCCTGCAGAGTTCATCCTTGATATTGTCAGTTCTGACTTTGCGAGTGATAAGCCTTCGATGCGGGATGATGTGACGAAGATTCAGACTGCATGGGCACAGTCTCCGCAGAGTAGTGGACTAGTTCACCAAAGCGGGGAGCTCGCTGAAAAGAACAGCAGGAAGATTACAGCGGATGAGACCAGTCACCCGGGTTTGCTTAGTTTAACGCTTTCTCTCCTTTATCGCTCGTTGATCAAAAGCTATCGCGATGTTGTAGCCTACGGCATCCGTATAGTCATGTATATGG GTCTGGCAATTATGATGGGCACTGTTTGGTTACGTTTAAAGACGGAACAGGACTATATCCAGCCATTTATAAATGCGATT TTCTTCGGATCAGCATTCATGAGCTTCATGGCCGTCGCCTACGTCCCGGCATTTCTTGAGGACCGCGCAACATTCACAAAAGAACGAGCGAACGGACTATACGGCGCGCTCCCATTCATAATCTCAAACTTCATTATCGGCTTGCCATTTCTCT TCCTAATatccatcctcttctctATCGTCTCCTACTGGCTATCCAACTTCCGCCCCAGCGcctccgccttcttcacctgggTCATGtggctcttcctcgacctAGTCGCCGCCGAatccctcgtcgtcttcgtcacatccatcttccccaaTTTCGTCATCGCACTCGCTCTCGTCGCATTTGCAAACGGCCTCTGGATGAGTGTCGGTGGGTTTCTCGTCTCGCCTACAATCCTGAACCCATTCTGGAAATATGTCTTTCATTATATTGATTACCAG GCGTACGTCTTCCAAGGAATGATGGTCAACGAATTCGCCTCCCGAAGCTACTCCTGCGGTGCTGACTGTAAGTGCATGTACGCGGCTGATCCTGCCAACCCCTGTCAGATCCGCGGAACGGCTGTCCTTGAGAAGTACGGGTACGCGACGGGCCGGACTGGCAAGTGGGTTGGCATCCTCGTTGGGATTATTGCGGTCTATCGCCTCTTCGGGTTTGTTGTGCTGTTTTTGAGAAAGAGGTAG